From Alphaproteobacteria bacterium, the proteins below share one genomic window:
- a CDS encoding DEAD/DEAH box helicase family protein, with protein sequence MVDALALKDYQQGVLDTLDAYLAALHSFYSRAERNYLRDKEDGFEDTIAPEASSFCHDAWERVKRDKELPIYRDKKNNPIPNIWQDRLDGCGRKIPNICLKVPTGGGKTLLAACALQRINQDYFKINTGLVLWVVPTSTIYKQTMKALANKEHPYRKQLDFASGGRTKIMERHDPLDAQDVANNLCVMVLMLQSFNVGTKSKDARKLYSDAGRYMSFFPEDDDYTANNALLNAVPNLVEEDMLERNVIKGVNVKQSLGNVFRICRPVVIIDEEHRAKSPKAIENINQFNPKFILELSATPRNDSNKLVDVGGQDLKNEQMIKLPINVKSSTSADWRITLEQAHETLASIGHDAAKLQGEDGTYIRPIMVIIAEPKKKGEDYDQVQEIKKHLMDKCQAQEREIKIKLSENDEIKDDDLMDRMCPVRYIITKDALREGWDCPFAYVLTILAPKHSQTALTQYTGRVLRQPYARTTTIEALNQSYVFCSQQDVTQAVELIKKGLEAEGMGDIASEVVGGGNAGEADMRVKETITRNTDFEKKIFLPQLNAVDAAGELRPFDYYRDILGEINWQEYVCDKELTVADKSSVDLTGIAVDYQARLDGQHEFTLSGRNKSTVLHDGELNISLLTSQLTDKIPNPFEARRILQEALDALRKTHKEAAIASAGHDIVRQIKDHVFAWLLKQSEALFVQKLKEGKILLNLLAAPHQKLNWDMQDSRVVYRNPHETPAIDWDKNMFQPQFQSNYNGLEKDVAAYVNASEAVKWWHRLGVKGTEYAVQGWKKDKIYPDFLIMREDDRYVFVETKGNHLKNEDSEYKAKVFSYLTQFNQKPVGDFKLMAGGKEMSFHLVYQDVWKEDLVKVGM encoded by the coding sequence ATGGTAGATGCGCTCGCTCTCAAAGATTATCAGCAAGGCGTGCTAGACACGCTGGATGCCTACCTCGCCGCGCTGCATAGCTTTTATAGCCGCGCTGAGCGTAATTATTTGCGCGATAAAGAAGACGGATTCGAGGATACCATTGCCCCTGAGGCCTCCTCTTTTTGCCATGATGCATGGGAACGGGTGAAGCGCGACAAAGAGCTGCCGATCTATCGCGATAAGAAAAACAATCCCATCCCCAACATCTGGCAAGACCGGCTTGATGGTTGTGGGCGTAAAATCCCCAATATCTGCCTGAAAGTGCCAACCGGAGGCGGCAAGACATTGTTGGCTGCGTGCGCTTTGCAGCGTATCAATCAAGATTATTTCAAAATCAATACAGGCCTTGTGCTGTGGGTTGTGCCAACCAGCACCATCTATAAACAGACAATGAAAGCCTTGGCAAACAAAGAGCATCCCTATCGCAAGCAGCTCGATTTTGCCAGTGGTGGGCGCACTAAAATCATGGAGCGTCATGATCCGCTTGATGCACAGGATGTGGCTAATAATCTGTGCGTCATGGTGCTGATGCTGCAATCTTTCAACGTAGGCACAAAAAGCAAAGATGCCCGCAAGCTATATAGTGATGCCGGACGTTATATGTCATTCTTTCCCGAAGACGATGACTACACCGCCAATAACGCCTTGCTCAACGCTGTGCCAAATCTGGTGGAAGAAGACATGCTGGAGCGCAATGTCATTAAAGGCGTGAATGTGAAGCAATCCCTTGGCAATGTATTTCGCATTTGCCGCCCCGTGGTGATTATCGACGAAGAACACCGCGCTAAATCGCCCAAAGCCATCGAAAACATCAACCAGTTTAATCCCAAGTTTATTTTGGAGCTTTCGGCTACACCGCGCAATGACAGCAATAAACTGGTGGATGTTGGCGGCCAAGACCTCAAAAACGAGCAGATGATTAAACTGCCAATCAACGTAAAGTCTAGCACTAGCGCTGACTGGCGCATTACGCTAGAGCAAGCACATGAAACCCTCGCCAGTATTGGGCATGATGCTGCCAAACTGCAAGGCGAAGACGGCACATATATCCGCCCCATTATGGTGATTATCGCTGAACCGAAAAAGAAGGGCGAAGATTATGACCAAGTGCAGGAAATTAAAAAGCACTTGATGGATAAATGCCAAGCACAAGAACGCGAAATCAAAATTAAGCTCTCCGAGAATGACGAGATTAAAGACGATGATTTGATGGATAGGATGTGCCCCGTGCGCTATATCATCACCAAAGATGCCCTGCGTGAAGGGTGGGATTGCCCCTTTGCCTATGTGCTCACCATTCTTGCACCTAAGCACAGCCAAACTGCGCTCACGCAATATACAGGCCGCGTGTTGCGCCAGCCCTATGCCCGCACCACCACCATAGAAGCGCTCAATCAATCCTATGTATTTTGCAGCCAACAAGACGTGACTCAGGCCGTTGAGCTTATCAAGAAAGGGCTGGAAGCCGAAGGCATGGGAGACATTGCCAGCGAAGTTGTGGGCGGTGGTAATGCAGGCGAAGCCGATATGCGCGTAAAAGAAACCATCACGCGCAATACCGATTTTGAGAAAAAGATTTTTCTGCCGCAGCTCAATGCTGTGGATGCAGCGGGTGAATTGCGTCCATTCGATTATTACCGCGATATTCTGGGCGAAATAAACTGGCAGGAATATGTCTGTGATAAAGAGCTTACTGTCGCCGACAAAAGCAGCGTTGACTTAACGGGCATTGCCGTGGATTACCAAGCGCGACTCGATGGCCAACACGAATTTACGCTTTCAGGGCGCAACAAATCCACTGTGCTACATGATGGCGAATTGAATATATCGCTGCTAACCAGCCAGCTCACCGATAAAATCCCCAACCCGTTTGAAGCGCGGCGTATTTTACAAGAGGCGTTGGACGCGCTACGCAAAACGCATAAAGAAGCTGCCATTGCCTCTGCCGGACATGATATTGTTCGACAAATCAAAGACCATGTCTTTGCATGGCTGCTAAAGCAATCCGAAGCACTATTTGTGCAGAAGCTTAAAGAAGGCAAGATTCTGCTCAATCTGCTTGCAGCCCCTCATCAAAAGCTAAACTGGGATATGCAAGATTCACGCGTTGTTTATCGCAACCCTCACGAAACGCCTGCCATTGATTGGGATAAGAACATGTTCCAACCGCAATTCCAGAGCAATTATAATGGCCTCGAGAAAGACGTTGCGGCTTATGTGAATGCTAGCGAAGCAGTGAAATGGTGGCATAGGTTGGGAGTGAAGGGCACTGAGTATGCGGTGCAGGGGTGGAAGAAAGATAAAATCTATCCCGACTTTCTAATCATGCGCGAAGATGATCGCTATGTTTTTGTGGAAACCAAGGGCAATCACCTTAAAAACGAAGATAGCGAATATAAAGCCAAAGTGTTTTCGTATCTCACTCAGTTCAACCAAAAGCCAGTAGGCGACTTCAAACTTATGGCCGGTGGAAAAGAAATGTCATTCCACTTAGTCTATCAGGATGTATGGAAAGAAGATTTGGTGAAGGTGGGAATGTAA
- a CDS encoding Fic family protein, whose protein sequence is MAIRTTQEPKATLKSTYVIPDLPLPQDLESKAVMRKTKEAARALAELKGVALSMPNQHILISTLSLQEAKDSSEVENIITTNDELYQSDALAEQFASTAAKEVHHYAAALRDGFAQVKARGILTNALIKAMQAELEGNDAGFRTQGGTALKNDRTQKIVYTPPQTLREIEAHMQNLERFVNDDELCDWDALVKMAVIHHQFESIHPFFDGNGRTGRIINILYLVKQGLLDTPILYLSRYINQNKAEYYRLLQSVRDTGEWEEWVLFVLEGVKVTSYQTIRLIETMKELMQKHKRVMRAETKIYSQELLNHLFSHPYTKINHVKMALHLKTRKTAAKYLEELVGIGLLHKLRIGRENYYINSDLMECLRNVHDL, encoded by the coding sequence ATGGCTATCCGCACCACGCAAGAGCCAAAAGCAACGCTCAAAAGCACCTATGTAATTCCAGACCTGCCATTGCCGCAGGATTTGGAAAGCAAAGCCGTGATGCGAAAAACCAAAGAAGCCGCCCGCGCCTTGGCCGAGCTCAAAGGCGTGGCACTGTCCATGCCCAACCAGCATATTCTGATTAGCACCTTGTCGTTGCAAGAAGCAAAAGACAGCTCCGAAGTAGAAAATATCATTACTACCAATGATGAGCTGTATCAAAGCGATGCCCTTGCCGAGCAATTTGCCAGCACCGCCGCCAAAGAAGTGCATCATTATGCCGCCGCATTGCGCGATGGGTTTGCACAGGTGAAAGCGCGTGGCATACTCACCAACGCGCTGATTAAGGCAATGCAAGCTGAGCTGGAAGGCAATGATGCCGGATTCAGAACCCAAGGCGGAACTGCATTAAAGAATGATAGAACGCAGAAAATTGTATATACGCCGCCGCAAACCCTGCGCGAGATAGAGGCGCATATGCAAAACCTTGAGCGCTTTGTGAATGACGATGAACTTTGCGACTGGGACGCGCTGGTGAAAATGGCTGTTATCCATCACCAGTTTGAAAGCATTCACCCGTTTTTTGATGGCAACGGGCGCACCGGAAGAATTATCAATATTCTATATTTGGTGAAGCAGGGGCTGCTGGATACGCCGATACTCTATCTTTCGCGTTACATTAACCAGAACAAAGCCGAATATTACCGCTTGTTGCAATCTGTGCGTGATACGGGCGAATGGGAGGAATGGGTGCTTTTTGTGCTGGAGGGGGTGAAAGTAACCTCTTACCAGACCATTCGCCTGATCGAGACCATGAAAGAGCTGATGCAAAAGCATAAACGGGTTATGCGGGCGGAAACAAAAATATATTCGCAGGAATTGCTAAACCATTTGTTCAGCCACCCCTACACTAAAATTAACCATGTGAAAATGGCGTTGCATCTCAAAACCCGAAAAACCGCTGCCAAATATTTGGAGGAGTTGGTGGGCATTGGGTTGCTACATAAGCTGAGAATTGGCCGCGAAAACTATTATATCAATTCTGACCTTATGGAGTGCTTACGCAATGTCCATGATTTATGA
- a CDS encoding site-specific DNA-methyltransferase, which translates to MPTLDFKGKQYVHSHHLTVPFRALEVDAKKSLSDTPSLDDNLIIHGDNLHALKALMPKYAGKVKCIYIDPPYNTGNEGWCYNDNVNSPQIQEWLKKSANPVDKEDMQRHDKWLCMMWPRLQLLRELLAEDGVIFVSIDENEQHRLRCIMDEIFGENCFLADFIRKTRTGSNDAANFVSIDHEYVVAYFKGAISLQGIEKDFANYTNPDNDPRGDWTRGDLTCNKTAEERPNLFYEIIDPKTNITFPCSSTRVWAYERNRMQQLVDEGKILFPNDGNGNPMYKRYKSEVRSSRKPFGSLLETKMNFMATKDLREIFEGQRFDYPKPYDLVKQLVQQTTDKDSIILDSFAGSGTTAHAVLDLNKEDGGNRKFILVEMEDYASDVTAERVRRVINGVPNAKDDKLKAGLGGSFTFANLGEAFDIDKILTGESLPEYNALAQYVFYTATGESLDTQVKPRADFFVGESALFEVYLIYQPDLAFLRSNDSALNQDKLDVILAKKSTKKKLIFATAKYMSQTALGKQIDFCQIPYAIHKIAGN; encoded by the coding sequence ATGCCCACGCTCGACTTCAAAGGCAAGCAATATGTTCATTCGCACCACCTGACTGTGCCGTTTCGGGCATTGGAGGTAGACGCGAAAAAGTCGCTGTCTGACACGCCAAGCCTTGACGATAACCTGATTATTCACGGCGATAATTTGCACGCGCTGAAAGCCCTGATGCCCAAATATGCGGGCAAGGTGAAATGTATTTATATCGACCCGCCTTATAACACCGGCAATGAGGGCTGGTGCTATAACGATAATGTGAACTCGCCGCAAATTCAGGAATGGCTGAAGAAGTCCGCTAACCCCGTGGACAAAGAAGACATGCAACGCCACGACAAATGGCTATGCATGATGTGGCCGCGCTTGCAGCTATTGCGGGAGTTGTTGGCCGAGGATGGGGTGATTTTTGTTAGTATTGATGAAAATGAACAACACCGCTTACGCTGCATTATGGATGAAATATTTGGCGAAAATTGCTTTCTAGCTGATTTCATCCGTAAAACCCGCACAGGCTCTAATGATGCTGCTAATTTTGTATCAATCGACCATGAGTATGTTGTCGCCTATTTCAAAGGTGCCATTAGCCTGCAAGGTATAGAAAAAGATTTTGCCAATTACACTAACCCAGACAATGACCCCAGAGGCGATTGGACACGAGGCGATTTAACTTGCAATAAAACCGCTGAAGAACGGCCTAATTTATTTTATGAAATAATAGACCCCAAAACTAATATTACCTTCCCCTGTAGCTCCACTCGTGTTTGGGCATATGAAAGAAATAGGATGCAGCAGTTAGTTGATGAAGGAAAAATATTATTTCCTAATGATGGCAATGGCAATCCGATGTATAAGCGTTATAAATCTGAAGTACGCTCAAGCCGTAAACCTTTTGGCAGCTTACTAGAAACAAAAATGAATTTTATGGCCACCAAAGATTTGCGTGAAATTTTTGAAGGGCAGCGATTTGATTATCCAAAGCCCTATGATTTAGTGAAGCAGTTAGTTCAGCAGACGACAGACAAAGACTCCATCATCCTCGATTCCTTCGCGGGCAGTGGCACCACTGCACATGCAGTGCTAGACCTCAACAAAGAAGATGGCGGCAATCGCAAATTTATTTTGGTGGAAATGGAAGATTATGCCAGCGATGTGACTGCCGAGCGTGTGCGTCGTGTGATTAATGGCGTGCCCAATGCCAAAGACGACAAGCTCAAAGCAGGCTTGGGCGGCAGCTTTACCTTCGCCAATCTGGGTGAGGCGTTTGACATAGACAAAATCCTCACCGGCGAATCTTTGCCCGAATATAACGCGCTGGCGCAATATGTGTTTTATACCGCCACGGGCGAAAGCCTTGATACACAAGTGAAACCCCGCGCCGATTTTTTTGTGGGCGAAAGTGCCTTGTTTGAGGTCTATCTGATTTATCAGCCCGATCTTGCGTTTTTGCGCAGCAACGATTCGGCACTCAACCAAGACAAGCTGGATGTGATTTTGGCCAAGAAAAGCACCAAGAAAAAGCTGATTTTCGCCACCGCAAAATACATGAGCCAAACCGCGCTGGGCAAACAAATCGACTTTTGCCAGATTCCCTATGCCATCCACAAAATCGCAGGGAACTGA